Proteins from a genomic interval of Oxyura jamaicensis isolate SHBP4307 breed ruddy duck chromosome 10, BPBGC_Ojam_1.0, whole genome shotgun sequence:
- the C10H15orf61 gene encoding uncharacterized protein C15orf61 homolog, with translation MRALRRLHEAAVGALLWRGAAPPRPPASEVLSQHLRQRGLPHWTSFCVKYSAVRNDQFGLSHFNWRVDGANYLVLRTGCFPFVKYHCSRAAPQDLALQNAAFTALKVLNAGIPTLLYGIGSWFFVSVTETVHTSHGPVTIYFLNKEDEGAMY, from the exons ATGCGGGCGCTGAGGCGGCTGCACGAGGCGGCCGTGGGGGCGCTGCTGtggcggggggcggccccgccgcgcccgccCGCCTCGGAGGTGCTGAGCCAGCACCTGCGGCAGCGCGGCCTGCCCCACTGGACCTCGTTCTGCGTCAAGTACAGCGCGGTGCGCAACGACCAGTTCGGCCTCTCGCACTTCAACTGGCGGGTGGACGGAGCCAACTACCTCGTGCTGCGCACCGGCTGCTTCCCCTTCGTCAAGTACCACTGCTCCCGCGCCGCCCCGCAGGACCTGGCGCTGCAGAACGCCGCCTTCACCGCCCTCAAGGTCCTCAACGCCG GCATCCCAACTTTACTATACGGAATTGGCTCCTGGTTCTTTGTCAGTGTCACAGAGACTGTTCATACGAGTCATGGCCCAgttactatttattttctaaataaagaagATGAAGGCGCCATGTACTGA